A genomic segment from Methanomassiliicoccus luminyensis B10 encodes:
- a CDS encoding roadblock/LC7 domain-containing protein has product MQDAKSVESALEEIIYGEFPQGKTVQSVSIVSKSGLLVAGKAASPSRTETFSAMSAIMYSAAEATKNDVFKDGIDYLMAAFHNTKLFITELSPSLLLVASADRDTEDSAILESMEKVVSRTKADMSWLR; this is encoded by the coding sequence TTGCAGGACGCTAAGTCGGTGGAGAGCGCATTGGAGGAGATAATCTACGGGGAGTTCCCCCAGGGGAAGACCGTCCAGAGCGTTTCCATTGTTTCCAAGAGCGGCCTGCTGGTGGCGGGGAAGGCCGCCTCTCCGTCGAGGACGGAGACGTTCTCTGCGATGTCCGCGATCATGTACTCTGCCGCCGAGGCCACCAAGAACGATGTGTTCAAGGACGGCATCGACTACCTGATGGCAGCGTTCCACAACACCAAGCTGTTCATAACCGAGCTGTCTCCCAGTCTGCTCCTGGTGGCCTCGGCGGACCGGGACACCGAGGACTCCGCGATCTTGGAGAGCATGGAAAAGGTGGTCTCCAGGACCAAGGCGGACATGTCCTGGCTGCGCTGA
- a CDS encoding sulfurtransferase TusA family protein, translating to MTEVVDCRGLACPMPVVQLAKRLKVMKAGEEVELLADAPGSKTDVLAWCRRTGNTLVEFQDNGGFFSYLVRKSE from the coding sequence ATGACCGAGGTCGTTGACTGCAGGGGATTGGCATGCCCCATGCCCGTCGTACAGCTAGCTAAGAGACTGAAAGTAATGAAGGCCGGGGAGGAAGTAGAATTGCTGGCTGACGCGCCCGGCTCCAAGACCGACGTGCTGGCGTGGTGCCGAAGGACCGGCAATACCCTTGTGGAGTTCCAGGACAACGGCGGGTTCTTCAGCTACCTGGTAAGGAAATCGGAGTGA
- a CDS encoding redoxin domain-containing protein: protein MSYIGPMEGDRAPDFSLPEASERIFSLSEQVRKGPVVLIFYPTDFGITCTVQFKKLNEMFGSFTEAGASLIGISVNSTHSHRAWKERLDLNFPLLSDLDAAIAKAYDVMCPEDSILKGHATRAIFIVDKDQVVRYRWIPPDQHMQPDYDLVLEMVRRA, encoded by the coding sequence ATGTCGTACATAGGGCCCATGGAAGGGGACCGCGCTCCGGACTTCTCTCTCCCGGAGGCATCGGAGCGAATTTTCAGCCTGTCTGAGCAGGTGAGGAAAGGACCGGTAGTGCTGATATTCTACCCCACCGATTTCGGCATCACCTGCACGGTCCAGTTCAAGAAGCTGAACGAGATGTTCGGCTCCTTCACCGAAGCAGGGGCCTCGCTGATAGGGATAAGCGTGAACAGCACTCACAGCCACCGGGCCTGGAAGGAGAGGCTGGACCTCAACTTCCCCTTGCTGAGCGACCTCGATGCCGCTATCGCCAAGGCATATGATGTGATGTGCCCCGAGGACAGCATCCTCAAGGGCCACGCCACCCGCGCGATCTTCATCGTGGATAAGGACCAAGTGGTGCGGTATAGGTGGATCCCGCCCGACCAGCACATGCAGCCCGACTACGACCTGGTGCTGGAGATGGTCCGGCGGGCCTAA
- a CDS encoding leucine-rich repeat protein, whose translation MRKNILTLALAMAILFSATVAATVPIGTVSALEYGAFEYEVVNDGAEVNITGYNGPGGAISIPAKINGLPVTGIGNNSFFSEFAITSVTIPGSVRTVGIQAFAQCTALASVTIGDGVEEIGSWAFYRTNLTSVTIPKSVVSVGGGAFAYCSLLTAINVDNVNPVYNSVNGVLYNEDNTRLMMYPGGRAGAFTVPNGITAINGYAFFGSTGLTSLVMPSSILAVYDNATGSCPNLMTVIFKGDAPDDEYMIGTWAANHNPGLIAYYYEGAAGFTPVWKGVTTSVLGATATAPNALVAIPGDGVVTLIWSAPSHPGSPAVEEYVLYVDGAERQTVASTSLTVTGLSNDQEYSFSVAARNTAGIGQKSSTATATPLEGLPDVAAPTVIVRSPEGTGAVIGSAISVTFSEAMDQGSFSMVVSGVDGQISWSGNTAKFIPSSELAYGTTYTVTVSGKDVAGNSLAATSWSFTTAEETAGKADTPDNAILYMGIVAIVALAAVGAFFLRRKK comes from the coding sequence ATGAGGAAGAACATATTGACATTAGCGTTAGCTATGGCGATCCTTTTTTCCGCGACCGTAGCCGCCACGGTGCCTATCGGCACGGTGTCCGCCCTCGAGTACGGGGCCTTCGAATACGAAGTGGTGAACGACGGTGCCGAGGTCAACATCACGGGGTACAACGGCCCGGGCGGGGCCATATCGATACCGGCTAAGATCAACGGGCTGCCGGTCACCGGAATAGGGAACAACTCGTTCTTCAGCGAGTTCGCCATCACTTCCGTGACGATACCGGGCAGTGTCAGGACCGTCGGCATCCAGGCGTTCGCGCAGTGCACCGCTCTGGCCTCCGTGACCATCGGCGACGGGGTCGAGGAGATCGGGAGCTGGGCGTTCTACCGGACCAATCTTACCTCCGTGACCATACCCAAGAGCGTGGTCAGCGTGGGAGGCGGAGCGTTCGCCTACTGCTCGCTCCTGACCGCCATAAACGTCGATAACGTCAATCCCGTCTACAACAGCGTCAACGGCGTGCTGTACAACGAGGACAACACCCGGCTCATGATGTACCCGGGAGGGAGGGCAGGAGCGTTCACGGTGCCCAACGGCATCACTGCCATCAATGGCTACGCTTTCTTCGGCTCCACCGGCCTCACCTCTCTGGTGATGCCCAGCAGCATCCTCGCCGTCTACGACAACGCCACCGGCAGCTGCCCCAACCTGATGACGGTCATCTTCAAGGGCGACGCGCCGGACGATGAGTACATGATCGGCACCTGGGCCGCCAACCACAATCCCGGGCTCATCGCATACTACTACGAAGGCGCCGCCGGCTTCACCCCCGTGTGGAAGGGAGTGACCACATCCGTGCTGGGAGCGACCGCCACAGCCCCCAACGCCCTCGTGGCGATCCCGGGCGACGGGGTGGTGACCCTGATATGGAGCGCTCCCAGCCACCCAGGCAGCCCTGCTGTCGAGGAGTATGTCTTGTACGTTGACGGCGCGGAGCGCCAGACCGTCGCTTCCACCAGCCTGACGGTGACCGGGCTCAGCAATGACCAGGAGTACTCGTTCAGCGTCGCGGCCCGCAACACCGCTGGCATCGGGCAGAAGTCCAGTACCGCCACCGCCACCCCGCTGGAAGGTCTTCCTGACGTGGCCGCCCCGACCGTGATCGTTCGTTCCCCCGAGGGGACCGGCGCCGTCATCGGCAGCGCGATCAGCGTCACCTTCTCCGAGGCCATGGACCAGGGCTCCTTCAGCATGGTCGTCAGCGGCGTCGACGGGCAGATATCTTGGAGTGGCAACACCGCCAAGTTCATCCCGTCCTCGGAGCTGGCCTACGGCACCACCTACACCGTGACGGTAAGCGGGAAGGATGTCGCCGGCAACTCACTGGCGGCAACGAGCTGGTCCTTCACCACCGCGGAGGAGACCGCCGGCAAGGCCGACACCCCGGACAACGCCATACTATACATGGGGATAGTGGCCATCGTGGCCCTTGCGGCCGTAGGGGCGTTCTTCCTGCGCAGGAAGAAGTGA
- the pyrI gene encoding aspartate carbamoyltransferase regulatory subunit, producing MKDFRVTPIRNGTVIDHIDPGMALKVLRIIRVNENVQSTVSVLMHVPSKKEGWKDVVKVEDRELDPKEVDKISLIAPKATINIIRDFNVAEKYTVKMPEVVKGIVHCDNPNCITNKGEPVETEFVVESKRPVIIRCLYCDRIQENFADRLA from the coding sequence ATGAAGGACTTCAGAGTGACCCCGATCAGGAACGGTACGGTCATCGACCACATCGACCCCGGCATGGCCCTCAAGGTGCTACGGATCATCAGGGTGAACGAGAACGTTCAGTCGACCGTGTCGGTGCTCATGCACGTTCCGTCGAAGAAGGAGGGTTGGAAGGACGTGGTCAAGGTAGAGGACCGCGAGCTCGACCCCAAGGAGGTGGACAAGATCTCCCTCATCGCGCCCAAGGCGACGATCAACATCATCCGCGACTTCAACGTAGCCGAGAAATACACGGTCAAAATGCCCGAGGTGGTGAAGGGCATCGTCCATTGCGACAATCCCAACTGCATCACCAACAAGGGCGAGCCGGTAGAGACGGAGTTCGTGGTGGAGTCGAAGAGGCCAGTGATCATCCGCTGCCTCTATTGCGACCGCATCCAGGAGAACTTCGCCGACCGGCTGGCGTGA
- a CDS encoding zinc ribbon domain-containing protein yields the protein MDIVDNFILIVAVALIIVLVGWLEIRHMKKRRKDQVDVGIIRDDAYNAVATIKAVASSLRDNGREVMEAEMIIYRAESAYESGNYAECKEFADQARSSLLRSKSKNDLADMSEPPAPTTVEKLSTEVPANMTKKMPANYLESKFIIETADGMVQAAGEEARTEAELLCQEAKGAFEAGDYTAALRSAMRAKRAIEGSAGKQKGRAFANAEVLVLPKKKEERPAEEAAAEVTKCENCGAAVGPEDGFCFACGKRQGPKVCPSCSKEVAEDDAFCRKCGTRIEV from the coding sequence ATGGACATTGTGGACAACTTTATCCTGATCGTCGCGGTGGCGCTGATAATCGTGCTGGTCGGATGGCTGGAGATCCGCCATATGAAAAAGCGGAGGAAGGACCAGGTGGATGTTGGCATCATCAGGGATGATGCGTACAACGCCGTGGCCACCATCAAGGCGGTGGCCTCGTCCCTGCGCGACAACGGTCGCGAGGTCATGGAGGCGGAGATGATCATCTACCGCGCCGAGAGCGCCTATGAGAGCGGCAACTATGCGGAGTGCAAGGAGTTCGCTGACCAGGCCAGATCGTCCCTCCTCAGGAGCAAGTCCAAGAACGACCTCGCGGACATGTCCGAACCGCCCGCCCCCACCACGGTAGAGAAGCTGAGCACCGAGGTGCCGGCCAACATGACGAAGAAGATGCCGGCGAACTACCTGGAGTCCAAGTTCATCATCGAGACCGCGGATGGAATGGTCCAGGCCGCCGGCGAGGAGGCCAGGACCGAGGCGGAGCTGCTCTGCCAGGAGGCCAAGGGGGCCTTCGAGGCCGGCGACTACACTGCGGCGCTGAGGTCGGCCATGAGGGCGAAGAGAGCCATCGAGGGAAGCGCCGGGAAGCAGAAGGGGAGGGCTTTCGCGAACGCTGAGGTCCTCGTCCTGCCCAAGAAGAAGGAAGAAAGACCGGCAGAGGAGGCCGCAGCCGAGGTGACAAAGTGCGAGAACTGCGGCGCGGCGGTGGGGCCCGAGGACGGGTTCTGCTTCGCCTGCGGCAAGAGACAGGGCCCGAAGGTCTGCCCGTCCTGCTCCAAGGAAGTGGCCGAGGACGACGCGTTCTGCCGAAAGTGCGGGACCAGGATAGAGGTGTGA
- a CDS encoding AAA family ATPase translates to MPSKVYVLTGMPGAGKEEFVQVALDRGCSVVRMGDVVRSEAGKRGIEMDDRGVGGFASSEREVHGPGIWASRCVPLLGDGCAVIDGSRSTAEMGVFRRELGDQVRLIAVHTSPRLRFERLQKRGRYDAPGSLEEFEARDTRELGWGLGSLIALADVMLVNEGALEEFRALAAKELDRPW, encoded by the coding sequence ATGCCATCCAAGGTGTACGTGCTGACCGGGATGCCCGGAGCGGGCAAGGAGGAGTTCGTCCAGGTGGCCCTGGACAGAGGGTGCTCGGTGGTCCGCATGGGCGACGTGGTGCGCTCCGAGGCCGGGAAGCGCGGCATCGAGATGGACGATCGCGGAGTGGGCGGGTTCGCCAGCTCGGAGAGGGAGGTCCACGGTCCCGGGATATGGGCCAGCCGTTGCGTTCCCCTGCTGGGCGACGGTTGCGCAGTGATAGACGGCTCCCGGAGCACGGCGGAGATGGGCGTGTTCAGGAGGGAGCTCGGCGACCAGGTCCGCCTGATCGCGGTTCACACCTCCCCGCGCCTGCGGTTCGAGCGCCTCCAGAAAAGGGGGCGCTATGACGCCCCCGGGAGCCTGGAGGAGTTTGAGGCAAGGGACACCCGGGAGCTCGGGTGGGGGCTCGGCTCGCTCATAGCCCTGGCCGATGTCATGCTCGTGAACGAAGGCGCCCTGGAGGAGTTCCGGGCCCTGGCGGCGAAGGAGCTGGACCGGCCATGGTGA
- a CDS encoding DUF5591 domain-containing protein, with amino-acid sequence MLEVTDRSGLARAGRWLAGQSKAAFPNVLFHHSPVFPAPQYAEMTISRHEGLRIDLPSQEGAAWMPEEMLVPLDQLRDRGSVQEGSNAVIVRGSPCGLNGRDEDLFVLGNAFELRRDARAFVEAVTALREVVGYHRLIYAPGIMDPSNLALLVYCGIDLFDSSLLLYQASRGRALMVEGSVQAEEAPWLVPEGGDIARYNLDAAWKELQLVRHMVKVGRLRELVETRVNATPWAVAALRIMDLEHYGPQERYAPVVGPSFYCNSKASLLRPDVWRFRRRVVERWEPAPHKKVLLLIPCSAKKPYYTSKSHRMFEEVLLSVPNSCAVQELIITSPLGAVPREVETLYPAAQYDIPVTGNWDREEVAMVQNMVRKAASFGFTKVICHLGAESGFVQDAIEGDCVDTTEGESVTAPAALERMRNALVAACEAVEKVPRAVDRVEMMRSVARFQFGKEGEALLDGTGIVGKYPFLKIMKGNAQLGMLTPDRGMISLTMDGGKILMERQLNQVCMGDFDLTGNLFAVGVTSADERIRPGDEAVIVRNGEIEGVGVAVMSGAEMAEAKRGEAVRMRHKRKR; translated from the coding sequence ATGCTCGAGGTCACCGACCGCTCTGGCCTGGCCCGCGCCGGCAGATGGCTTGCCGGCCAGTCCAAGGCCGCCTTCCCCAATGTGCTATTCCATCACTCACCAGTGTTCCCCGCCCCTCAGTACGCGGAGATGACCATCTCCCGCCATGAGGGACTGAGGATCGACCTGCCCAGCCAGGAGGGCGCGGCCTGGATGCCGGAAGAGATGCTGGTCCCTCTCGATCAGCTCCGCGACCGCGGCTCGGTCCAGGAAGGGAGCAACGCGGTCATTGTCCGCGGCTCCCCTTGCGGTCTTAATGGCCGGGACGAGGACCTGTTCGTGCTCGGGAACGCCTTCGAGCTGCGCAGGGACGCCCGGGCCTTCGTGGAAGCGGTGACGGCGCTGCGCGAGGTGGTGGGCTACCACCGTCTGATCTACGCACCTGGCATCATGGATCCCAGCAACCTCGCCCTCTTGGTGTACTGCGGAATCGACCTGTTCGACTCATCCCTCCTTCTTTATCAGGCCTCTCGCGGGCGCGCTCTTATGGTGGAGGGCTCGGTCCAGGCAGAAGAGGCGCCATGGCTGGTCCCTGAGGGCGGCGACATCGCGCGTTACAATCTCGACGCCGCGTGGAAGGAGCTGCAGCTGGTCCGCCATATGGTCAAGGTCGGCCGGCTCCGCGAGCTGGTGGAGACCAGGGTCAACGCCACTCCCTGGGCCGTGGCGGCCCTGCGCATCATGGACCTGGAGCACTATGGTCCCCAGGAAAGATATGCTCCGGTGGTGGGGCCGTCGTTCTACTGCAACTCCAAGGCCTCGCTGCTACGTCCTGACGTGTGGAGGTTCCGCCGCAGGGTCGTGGAGAGGTGGGAGCCGGCCCCCCACAAGAAGGTGCTTTTGTTGATCCCCTGCTCGGCCAAGAAGCCATACTATACCTCGAAGAGCCACCGCATGTTCGAGGAGGTCCTGCTCTCGGTGCCGAACTCCTGCGCGGTGCAGGAGCTGATCATCACCTCGCCCCTGGGGGCGGTGCCCCGGGAGGTGGAGACCCTATATCCAGCCGCGCAGTACGACATCCCGGTCACTGGCAACTGGGACCGCGAGGAGGTGGCCATGGTGCAGAACATGGTGCGCAAGGCCGCGTCCTTCGGGTTCACCAAGGTCATCTGCCATCTCGGGGCGGAGAGCGGGTTCGTGCAGGATGCCATAGAAGGCGACTGCGTGGACACCACCGAGGGCGAGAGCGTCACCGCGCCGGCGGCCCTGGAGCGCATGAGGAACGCGCTGGTGGCGGCGTGCGAGGCAGTGGAGAAGGTCCCCCGGGCGGTGGACCGGGTGGAGATGATGCGCTCCGTGGCCAGGTTCCAGTTCGGGAAGGAGGGCGAAGCGCTGCTGGACGGCACCGGTATAGTCGGCAAGTATCCCTTCTTGAAGATCATGAAGGGGAACGCCCAGCTCGGGATGCTGACCCCGGACCGCGGAATGATCTCCCTGACCATGGACGGCGGAAAGATCCTCATGGAGCGGCAGCTCAATCAGGTGTGCATGGGCGATTTCGACCTGACCGGGAACCTGTTCGCCGTAGGCGTGACCTCCGCGGACGAGCGCATCCGGCCGGGCGACGAGGCCGTGATCGTGCGCAACGGCGAGATCGAGGGGGTCGGCGTGGCGGTTATGTCTGGCGCGGAGATGGCCGAGGCCAAGAGGGGAGAGGCCGTGAGGATGCGGCACAAGCGGAAGAGGTAA
- a CDS encoding DUF92 domain-containing protein — protein MFSWEGLAIILALCSILSVLSYRFGLLTSSGAMASFAVGMLIGVLGSIEWLFLLIVFTFLGFFVTKFRMQVKQKKGLQEGRRGERTYKNVLANGLVPALVAIVSFAYGEQDSMLANIAYISAVAVAASDTTASELGVLDPDVRLITTWERVPPGTDGGISIQGTFWCIVASVFASGIGWLVVYQRILDPLLIIPIAMGVFGCMADSVIGATLERKHVVTKLGTNILSMVAGTLLAAAIYLAL, from the coding sequence ATGTTCAGCTGGGAGGGCCTGGCCATCATCTTGGCCTTGTGCAGCATCCTTTCCGTGCTGTCGTATCGCTTTGGTCTTCTGACCTCCAGCGGCGCGATGGCATCCTTCGCGGTGGGGATGTTGATAGGTGTCCTAGGCTCCATAGAGTGGCTTTTCCTCCTCATCGTGTTCACTTTCCTCGGCTTCTTTGTTACCAAGTTCCGAATGCAGGTGAAGCAGAAGAAGGGGCTGCAGGAGGGGCGGAGGGGCGAAAGGACCTACAAGAACGTCCTGGCCAACGGCCTCGTCCCTGCCCTGGTGGCGATCGTGTCCTTCGCGTACGGCGAGCAGGACTCCATGCTGGCCAACATCGCGTACATCTCCGCGGTGGCGGTGGCCGCCTCTGACACCACTGCCAGCGAGCTCGGCGTTCTCGACCCCGACGTGCGGCTAATAACCACATGGGAGCGCGTTCCCCCCGGCACTGACGGCGGCATCTCCATCCAAGGGACCTTCTGGTGCATAGTAGCCTCCGTCTTTGCCTCGGGCATCGGCTGGCTGGTGGTGTATCAGCGCATCCTCGATCCCCTGTTGATCATACCCATCGCGATGGGCGTGTTCGGCTGCATGGCCGACAGCGTCATCGGAGCGACCCTGGAGAGAAAGCATGTGGTGACCAAGCTGGGGACCAACATCCTGTCCATGGTCGCGGGCACCCTGCTGGCCGCCGCGATCTACCTGGCCCTGTGA
- a CDS encoding helix-turn-helix domain-containing protein — protein sequence MRAQKSFASISDCKDIVQCAFSLNDFEVEVFRAASKHGPVRADELADGMGRDRSTVYRALQKLMSCGMVHRDTRSLEKGGYYHVYEAIDMGILRSKLEQCVDDWNRRMHDALARFEDQL from the coding sequence ATGAGGGCACAGAAATCGTTCGCGTCCATTTCTGATTGCAAGGATATCGTGCAGTGCGCATTCAGCCTGAACGATTTCGAGGTGGAGGTCTTCCGCGCCGCCAGCAAGCACGGTCCGGTGCGGGCGGACGAACTCGCCGATGGCATGGGAAGGGACCGCTCCACAGTGTACCGGGCCCTTCAGAAGCTGATGAGCTGCGGGATGGTGCACCGGGACACCAGGAGCCTGGAGAAGGGCGGCTACTACCACGTGTACGAGGCCATCGACATGGGCATACTTAGATCAAAGCTCGAGCAGTGCGTGGATGATTGGAACAGGCGCATGCACGACGCCCTGGCCCGGTTCGAGGACCAGCTGTGA
- a CDS encoding DsrE family protein codes for MGTLTIILRSGTMMNMDPNVAIKLAHAAMWKGHRVKLVCYGEGATVVKDGQDPKRFPNIGEILEVMVEDGLEVAACEACCSARGIHRGEVINGARIGSLINDLSRFASESDKMVTIAR; via the coding sequence ATGGGAACGCTGACGATCATATTGCGGTCGGGGACGATGATGAACATGGACCCCAATGTGGCGATAAAGCTCGCCCATGCGGCCATGTGGAAGGGGCACAGGGTGAAGCTGGTCTGCTACGGAGAAGGGGCCACCGTGGTCAAGGATGGGCAGGACCCTAAGCGGTTCCCCAATATCGGGGAAATCCTTGAGGTGATGGTGGAGGACGGCCTGGAGGTGGCGGCTTGCGAGGCCTGCTGCTCCGCCCGCGGAATCCACAGGGGCGAGGTCATCAACGGGGCCAGAATAGGCAGCTTGATTAATGACCTCTCTCGTTTCGCTTCCGAGAGCGATAAAATGGTGACGATCGCGAGGTGA
- the tusB gene encoding sulfurtransferase complex subunit TusB, with the protein MVSKLFILLKSPTEYPDLDNLTALGGEDKIGVLLFEDAVLFAVFEGKRAELQNAADIIYVMRDDLEARGFAGIAGEGFEEIDYPRAVDLIMDEYDRTITL; encoded by the coding sequence GTGGTATCGAAGCTGTTCATACTCCTGAAGTCGCCCACCGAGTACCCAGACCTGGACAACCTTACTGCCTTGGGCGGTGAGGACAAGATCGGCGTGCTGCTGTTCGAGGACGCCGTCCTGTTCGCGGTGTTCGAGGGCAAGAGGGCTGAGCTGCAGAACGCGGCCGACATCATCTATGTGATGCGCGACGACCTTGAGGCAAGGGGTTTCGCGGGGATAGCCGGGGAAGGGTTCGAGGAGATAGATTATCCGAGGGCGGTCGATCTGATAATGGATGAGTACGACCGCACTATCACGCTGTAG
- a CDS encoding isopentenyl phosphate kinase: MLVKLGGSVITEKGSYRTLRADALSRLAQEIKASGAAVMIVHGAGSYGHIVAARHQLQKGYSNPSQIKGAAQVMEDVRALNLEVVSRLNRAGVASVSLPPSAVAELSGGALSGLDLDRFGRYNDLGIVPVTFGDVALDSKRKFGICSGDQLMESLAERFRPERIIFVTDVDGVFTADPHSDPRASLIENVDRAALDALPRSQRNADVTGSIFGKIEVMMRIASHGGDAVAINGLAPGRLEAALRGQRVIGSKVVGGAE, encoded by the coding sequence ATGCTGGTCAAATTGGGCGGAAGCGTGATCACCGAGAAGGGCAGCTACCGCACCCTGCGCGCCGACGCGCTCTCTCGATTGGCCCAGGAGATCAAGGCCTCCGGCGCGGCCGTCATGATAGTGCACGGCGCTGGCTCGTACGGGCACATCGTCGCCGCGAGGCACCAGCTCCAGAAAGGATACTCGAACCCCTCCCAGATCAAGGGGGCGGCCCAGGTGATGGAGGACGTGCGCGCCCTGAACCTGGAGGTGGTGTCCCGCCTCAACCGGGCCGGGGTCGCCTCGGTCTCCCTCCCCCCCAGCGCCGTCGCCGAACTCAGCGGCGGCGCGCTCTCCGGGCTCGACCTGGACCGGTTCGGGAGGTACAATGATCTAGGCATCGTGCCTGTGACCTTCGGGGACGTCGCCCTAGATTCGAAGCGGAAGTTCGGCATATGCTCGGGGGACCAGCTCATGGAATCGCTGGCCGAGCGGTTCAGGCCGGAAAGGATCATATTCGTCACCGACGTGGACGGCGTGTTCACGGCGGACCCCCATTCCGACCCCCGGGCCAGCCTGATCGAGAACGTGGACCGGGCGGCCTTGGATGCTCTCCCCCGCTCCCAGCGGAACGCCGACGTCACCGGCAGCATCTTCGGCAAGATCGAGGTCATGATGAGGATCGCCTCCCACGGGGGCGATGCCGTGGCCATCAACGGGCTAGCGCCCGGCCGCCTGGAGGCGGCCCTGAGGGGCCAAAGGGTTATTGGCTCGAAGGTCGTGGGCGGTGCGGAATGA
- the pyrB gene encoding aspartate carbamoyltransferase, with the protein MSFKGMDIVSIRDLSREQIEQVLDLAQKMVPYAKGEKTTKALDGRILANLFFEPSTRTRLSFESAMVRMGGRFIEIAQPQSCSTVKGETLADTIRMVEGYADAIVLRHPHEGAARLAAHFSEKPVINAGDGAGQHPTQTLLDLFTIKQQSGSIAGKKVVLVGDLKYGRTAHSLAEALAMFGADLTFVAPPILQMPKETAKELEKQGIKARLCSKLDDVIADADVLYVTRIQRERFPDPSEYAKVAGSYRIDNALLREAKKDLVIMHPLPRVDEIAPEVDHTENAKYFVQAFNGVPVRMALLNMVLGGELQ; encoded by the coding sequence ATGAGCTTCAAGGGCATGGACATAGTTTCTATCCGCGATCTTTCAAGGGAGCAGATCGAACAGGTGCTGGACCTCGCACAGAAGATGGTCCCGTACGCCAAGGGCGAGAAGACCACCAAGGCACTGGACGGGCGCATCCTGGCCAACCTGTTCTTCGAGCCATCCACCAGGACCAGGCTCTCCTTCGAGAGTGCCATGGTGCGTATGGGGGGGAGGTTCATAGAGATCGCCCAGCCCCAGAGCTGCTCCACCGTCAAGGGAGAGACGCTGGCGGACACCATACGCATGGTGGAGGGCTATGCCGACGCCATCGTGCTACGCCACCCTCACGAGGGAGCGGCGAGGCTGGCGGCCCACTTCTCGGAGAAGCCGGTCATCAACGCCGGGGACGGCGCGGGGCAGCACCCCACCCAGACCCTGCTGGACCTCTTCACCATCAAGCAGCAGAGCGGGAGCATCGCAGGAAAGAAGGTAGTGCTGGTCGGGGACCTAAAATACGGCCGCACCGCCCACTCCCTGGCCGAAGCGCTGGCGATGTTCGGGGCCGACCTGACGTTCGTGGCCCCGCCCATCCTGCAGATGCCCAAGGAGACGGCCAAGGAGCTGGAGAAGCAGGGCATCAAGGCCCGCCTGTGCTCCAAGCTCGACGACGTCATCGCCGACGCCGACGTGCTGTACGTCACCAGGATACAGCGGGAAAGGTTCCCCGACCCCTCGGAGTACGCCAAGGTGGCGGGCAGCTACCGCATCGACAATGCCCTGCTGAGGGAGGCCAAGAAGGACCTGGTGATCATGCACCCCCTGCCCAGGGTGGACGAGATCGCTCCCGAGGTCGACCATACCGAGAACGCGAAATACTTCGTTCAGGCGTTCAACGGGGTGCCGGTGAGAATGGCGCTCCTCAACATGGTGCTGGGAGGAGAGCTGCAATGA
- a CDS encoding DsrE family protein: MAESIMVLITRGPYGTEDAFAGLTLALASKVSHYVPRVGVLLVGDGTLNGLWAQSSEAIDMPTNLEYLLDLLDLDVEVCCVKEDLRSRVGGMKILDGIKFVDWAEARRMMEQYQLVTTF, encoded by the coding sequence ATGGCCGAAAGCATCATGGTGCTGATAACCAGGGGACCCTACGGGACCGAGGACGCTTTCGCCGGACTGACGCTCGCGCTGGCCAGCAAGGTCAGCCACTACGTGCCCCGGGTCGGCGTACTGCTCGTCGGCGACGGCACCCTGAACGGCCTGTGGGCCCAGAGCTCTGAGGCGATAGACATGCCCACCAACTTGGAGTACCTGCTAGACCTCCTAGACCTGGACGTCGAGGTATGCTGCGTGAAGGAGGACCTCCGCTCCCGTGTCGGGGGAATGAAGATCCTGGACGGGATCAAGTTCGTCGACTGGGCGGAGGCGCGCAGGATGATGGAGCAATACCAGCTCGTGACCACATTTTGA